In Corynebacterium afermentans subsp. afermentans, a genomic segment contains:
- a CDS encoding glucose PTS transporter subunit IIA produces the protein MATTKASLQDQAADILAGIGGADNIASMTHCATRLRFELHDTSLADKDRLEANPKVMGAVPQGGSHYQVIVGGDVATVYNAMNKLPELANRDVSNEDLKAQQRDKAKGKVPWLDAFFEYLSDSFRPILGVLLGASLIIAFAAFLDAFSIVDFRAEVKTPGWQFVDAMWNSVFFFLPVAVAYNAGKKLDIDPWVPAAIMLALFTPDFIDLKEHPDARVIDLFGAPTDVVDVFGLPMILNGYNGNVFVPLIMAAVAALLYKGLQKIIPSTVHMVFVPFLTMLIMIPVTAFLIGPFGYLLGAWIGTGLAWMNGNAPFIFALLIPMLYPFLVPLGLHWPLNALMLVNIDTLGYDFIQGPMGAWNFACFGATAAVLALSIRDHDPLMRQTSGSALAAGLLGGISEPSLYGIHLRFKKIYPRMLVGCFAGGLTIAILGTPFGGVKTNAFVFTSLPTMFVFDPMWVYMLAIAVAFFTSFFIILVTDYRTPEEKADALARAAAARNADEDEEAEMVEDEVTAVDDPAKERAGLTSASDADAIVLAPIAGEVVAMEALSDAAFASGALGQAVGVTPENTTLTVVAPAAGKVISVAKTGHAYGIKTDDGVELLVHIGVDTVKLSGEGFTPLAEKKQLVEAGDPLAEVDFAAIAGHGVDTTVITTVVNSKKLGGVGDVADGTVVAGDPILEVTTEVNTNV, from the coding sequence ATGGCAACCACCAAGGCGAGCCTGCAGGATCAGGCCGCCGACATCCTCGCCGGCATCGGCGGGGCGGACAACATCGCGTCTATGACGCACTGCGCGACCCGTTTGCGCTTCGAGCTTCACGACACCTCCCTGGCAGACAAGGACCGCTTGGAGGCTAACCCCAAGGTCATGGGGGCTGTCCCGCAAGGTGGCAGCCACTACCAGGTGATTGTGGGCGGCGATGTGGCCACCGTGTACAACGCGATGAACAAGCTGCCGGAGCTAGCGAACCGCGACGTGTCCAACGAGGACCTCAAAGCCCAACAGCGCGACAAGGCCAAGGGCAAGGTCCCGTGGCTGGACGCGTTCTTCGAGTACCTCTCCGACTCCTTCCGGCCCATTTTGGGTGTGCTGCTCGGTGCGTCGCTGATCATCGCCTTCGCGGCATTCCTGGACGCGTTCAGCATCGTCGACTTCCGCGCGGAGGTAAAGACCCCGGGTTGGCAGTTCGTGGACGCCATGTGGAACTCCGTGTTCTTCTTCCTGCCGGTCGCGGTGGCGTACAACGCGGGCAAGAAGCTGGACATTGACCCGTGGGTGCCTGCCGCCATCATGTTGGCGCTGTTCACCCCGGATTTCATCGACCTAAAGGAGCACCCCGACGCGCGGGTTATTGATCTCTTCGGTGCGCCGACCGACGTCGTTGACGTGTTCGGCCTGCCCATGATCCTCAACGGCTACAACGGCAACGTGTTCGTGCCGCTGATCATGGCCGCGGTCGCCGCATTGCTCTACAAAGGCCTGCAAAAGATCATCCCGTCCACGGTGCACATGGTCTTCGTGCCGTTTTTGACCATGCTGATCATGATCCCGGTGACCGCGTTTCTCATCGGCCCGTTCGGCTACCTGCTCGGCGCGTGGATCGGCACCGGCCTGGCCTGGATGAACGGCAATGCGCCGTTCATCTTCGCCCTGCTGATCCCGATGCTGTACCCGTTCCTGGTGCCGCTTGGCCTGCACTGGCCACTCAATGCCCTGATGCTGGTCAACATTGACACCCTGGGCTACGACTTCATCCAGGGCCCGATGGGTGCGTGGAACTTCGCCTGCTTCGGCGCCACCGCCGCTGTACTCGCGCTGTCCATCCGCGACCACGACCCGCTCATGCGCCAGACCTCCGGTTCCGCGCTCGCGGCCGGCCTGCTTGGCGGCATCTCCGAGCCGTCGCTCTACGGCATCCACCTGCGCTTTAAGAAGATCTACCCGCGCATGCTGGTGGGTTGCTTCGCCGGTGGCCTCACCATCGCCATCCTGGGCACCCCGTTTGGCGGCGTGAAGACGAACGCGTTCGTGTTCACCTCGCTGCCAACCATGTTCGTGTTCGACCCGATGTGGGTGTACATGCTCGCCATCGCCGTGGCGTTCTTCACCTCCTTCTTCATCATCCTGGTCACCGACTACCGCACCCCGGAAGAGAAGGCCGACGCGCTTGCCCGCGCTGCCGCGGCCCGGAACGCCGATGAGGACGAGGAAGCCGAGATGGTTGAAGACGAGGTCACGGCAGTTGATGATCCGGCGAAGGAGCGGGCGGGGCTGACGTCGGCAAGCGATGCGGATGCGATTGTGCTCGCGCCCATCGCCGGTGAGGTTGTCGCGATGGAAGCGCTGTCGGATGCAGCATTCGCCTCCGGCGCCCTCGGCCAGGCGGTCGGCGTTACCCCCGAAAACACCACGCTCACCGTGGTCGCCCCGGCGGCCGGCAAGGTCATTTCCGTGGCGAAGACGGGCCACGCCTACGGCATCAAAACCGACGATGGTGTGGAGCTTCTGGTCCACATCGGCGTGGACACCGTCAAGCTCAGCGGTGAGGGTTTCACCCCGCTGGCAGAAAAGAAGCAGCTGGTGGAGGCGGGTGATCCGCTGGCGGAGGTGGACTTCGCCGCAATCGCCGGTCACGGCGTGGACACGACGGTTATCACTACAGTGGTGAACTCGAAGAAGCTCGGCGGCGTGGGTGACGTTGCAGACGGCACGGTCGTCGCTGGCGATCCGATTCTCGAGGTCACAACTGAGGTGAACACGAATGTCTAA
- the folE gene encoding GTP cyclohydrolase I FolE, which yields MTNANFDRERAEAAVRELLIAVGEDPDREGLVETPARVARAYEEVFAGLHEDPKVHLEKSFSENHRELVLVRDIPIYSTCEHHLVPFYGEAHIGYIPGPEGKVTGLSKLARVADMYAKRPQVQERLTAQIADAIVEKLNASAVIVVIECEHLCMAMRGIRKPGATTTTSAVRGGFQNNAASRAEVLSLIRG from the coding sequence ATGACTAACGCGAACTTCGACCGAGAACGCGCCGAGGCCGCCGTGCGCGAGCTGCTCATTGCGGTCGGCGAAGACCCGGACCGCGAGGGCCTGGTAGAAACCCCGGCCCGCGTCGCGCGCGCCTACGAGGAGGTCTTTGCGGGCCTGCACGAGGATCCGAAGGTGCACCTGGAGAAGTCGTTCTCCGAGAACCACCGCGAGCTGGTGCTCGTGCGCGACATCCCGATCTACTCCACCTGCGAGCACCACCTGGTGCCGTTTTACGGCGAGGCACACATCGGATACATCCCCGGCCCGGAGGGCAAGGTCACCGGCCTGTCCAAGCTGGCGCGGGTGGCGGACATGTACGCGAAGCGTCCGCAGGTGCAGGAGCGGTTGACGGCGCAGATTGCGGACGCGATCGTCGAGAAGCTCAATGCTTCTGCGGTTATCGTGGTCATCGAGTGCGAGCACCTGTGCATGGCCATGCGCGGGATCCGCAAGCCGGGCGCGACCACCACCACCTCGGCGGTGCGCGGCGGCTTTCAGAACAACGCCGCCTCCCGCGCGGAAGTGCTGAGCCTGATTAGGGGATAG
- a CDS encoding TM2 domain-containing protein → MSTAWSPNDNGNPQQNNPAGQPAWGQQPMQMQQQYDQNGMPVNMYSQQINVKPKSKVVAALLFFFLGAMGAGNFYLNQNSRGFIKLGLFLLAVPLAFFLIGEMIWAALALWAFVEFIMVLTGSGGYDRDARGVPLS, encoded by the coding sequence GTGAGCACCGCTTGGAGCCCCAACGACAACGGCAACCCGCAGCAAAACAACCCGGCCGGCCAACCGGCGTGGGGTCAACAGCCGATGCAGATGCAGCAGCAGTACGACCAGAACGGCATGCCGGTGAATATGTATTCCCAGCAGATAAACGTGAAGCCAAAGAGCAAGGTTGTCGCAGCGTTGTTGTTCTTTTTCCTCGGTGCGATGGGGGCAGGTAACTTCTACCTCAACCAAAATTCCCGGGGCTTCATCAAGCTAGGCCTGTTCCTGCTGGCGGTTCCGCTCGCATTCTTCCTGATCGGCGAAATGATTTGGGCTGCTCTCGCCCTGTGGGCATTTGTCGAATTCATCATGGTGCTCACCGGCTCCGGCGGCTACGATCGCGATGCTCGTGGTGTCCCGCTGAGCTAG
- a CDS encoding 6PGD fold domain-containing protein, which produces MPPRLLVGAVFGVSPLAERFERAGHTVRALDIDNDPGAIAHVDLVLLDAPSADIRTACETLADHARPRQMFLHTALDEGQQLLDDVETAQAITMCAHNIFDNVWVTSAADELGETVVGLLITEIGGVSLRINDDARPAIAAAQELRAMESVIRDDAQAILAEAVPGFDAVAQQFFQAPPAPRHAHDTQQLDQLVHALPDPGVRRLFVDLVRRRGEVDQDTDTELWVIQKYEGG; this is translated from the coding sequence ATGCCGCCTCGCCTGTTGGTGGGGGCGGTGTTCGGCGTCTCGCCGCTTGCGGAGCGCTTCGAGCGCGCCGGCCACACGGTGCGTGCGCTGGACATCGACAATGATCCCGGCGCAATCGCGCACGTGGACCTTGTGCTTCTCGACGCACCTTCGGCCGACATCCGCACCGCCTGCGAAACCCTCGCCGACCACGCCCGGCCGCGGCAGATGTTTCTGCACACCGCGCTGGACGAGGGCCAGCAGCTGCTCGACGACGTGGAGACCGCCCAGGCGATCACTATGTGCGCCCACAACATCTTCGACAACGTGTGGGTGACCTCGGCCGCCGACGAGCTCGGAGAGACGGTGGTGGGGTTGCTCATCACGGAAATTGGCGGGGTGAGCTTGCGCATTAACGACGACGCCCGCCCCGCGATCGCCGCCGCCCAGGAGCTGCGGGCAATGGAATCCGTCATCCGCGACGACGCGCAGGCGATCCTCGCTGAGGCAGTGCCGGGGTTCGACGCGGTGGCGCAGCAGTTCTTCCAAGCCCCGCCGGCGCCACGACATGCCCACGACACGCAGCAGCTGGACCAGCTCGTCCACGCCTTGCCGGATCCGGGCGTTCGCCGCCTGTTTGTCGATCTTGTGCGCAGGCGTGGTGAGGTGGACCAGGACACCGACACCGAGCTATGGGTGATTCAGAAATACGAGGGAGGATAA
- a CDS encoding pantoate--beta-alanine ligase, with the protein MAFEPGQAVVVTDEKLLATYGRAFRKIGKSVVVVPLGADIHGGHVELIRAAKSLLGSYVVVTFSGDEVPEVFAREQVDVVFHGELATTVRVDSGVEPLEDPQLTQKEVARILAAINATHATDVVLGEKDFEVLVATQYAVSGLRMECKLHSVPTVRTPDGLALSNRNALVAVDKREAALALSAALTAGAHAAEHGKAKVLETARGVLEAAGVTPTYLELRDLAMREAPAEGDARLLGAVDLGGVHLMDNVGLPLGVGFKHVEA; encoded by the coding sequence ATGGCTTTCGAACCAGGCCAGGCAGTGGTGGTCACCGACGAGAAGCTCTTGGCCACCTACGGCCGGGCGTTTCGCAAGATTGGCAAATCGGTGGTTGTGGTGCCGCTGGGCGCGGACATCCACGGCGGGCACGTGGAGCTCATCCGAGCGGCGAAGTCGCTGCTCGGCTCCTACGTGGTGGTCACGTTCTCAGGCGATGAGGTGCCTGAGGTATTCGCCCGGGAGCAGGTGGACGTGGTCTTCCACGGCGAGCTGGCCACGACCGTGCGGGTGGATTCCGGCGTGGAACCGCTGGAAGACCCGCAACTCACCCAGAAAGAGGTTGCGCGGATCCTCGCCGCGATCAACGCGACCCACGCCACGGATGTGGTGCTGGGGGAGAAGGACTTCGAGGTGCTGGTGGCAACCCAGTACGCGGTGTCCGGGCTTCGCATGGAGTGCAAGCTCCACAGCGTGCCCACGGTGCGAACCCCGGATGGGTTGGCGCTGTCGAACAGGAACGCGCTTGTCGCCGTAGATAAGCGGGAAGCTGCGCTTGCGCTCTCGGCCGCGCTGACAGCTGGGGCGCACGCCGCGGAGCACGGAAAAGCGAAAGTCCTCGAAACCGCCCGCGGTGTCCTGGAGGCCGCAGGCGTCACCCCGACGTACCTGGAGCTGCGCGATCTAGCGATGCGCGAGGCACCCGCAGAAGGCGACGCGCGCCTGCTCGGAGCGGTGGATCTGGGCGGGGTGCACCTGATGGACAACGTGGGTCTGCCGCTGGGGGTCGGCTTCAAACACGTTGAAGCATGA
- the lysS gene encoding lysine--tRNA ligase, whose amino-acid sequence MTTQDFSEQQQIRREKRQRLIDERRDAYPVEVDRTTSLKDLRAKYDGTLDAGEETQDEVAVAGRIMFQRNTGKLCFATLQEGDGTQLQVMLSLAEVGEEALGQWKADTDLGDIVSVRGRVISSRRGELSVMAKSWHMASKSLNPLPVAFADMNEEQRVRRRYTDLIMREDARTNAMTRIKVIAAVRKYLTGLDFVEIETPMLQTLHGGAAARPFVTRSNALDIDLYLRIAPELFLKRAVVGGIERVFEINRNFRNEGVDSSHSPEFTMLETYQAWGTYKDGAATMKGLVQFCAEEVFGSQKVTLADGTEYDLGGEWKVLEMYPSLNEALQRKFPGQPEVTIDTDVDTLKGIAETIGLKVPENAGWLHGKLVEEIWEELCSDQLYEPTFVVNFPVETSPLTRDHRDKPGVTEKFDLYVRGFELATGYSELVDPVIQRERFEDQARLASAGDDEAMQLDEDFLAAMEQGMPPTAGCGMGVDRLLMALTGLGIRETVLFPMVKPEA is encoded by the coding sequence GTGACTACGCAGGACTTTTCAGAGCAGCAGCAAATCCGCCGGGAGAAGAGGCAGAGGCTTATCGACGAAAGGCGGGACGCCTACCCCGTCGAAGTCGATCGCACTACGTCTCTGAAGGACCTTCGCGCCAAGTACGACGGCACGCTGGATGCGGGCGAGGAGACGCAGGACGAGGTCGCCGTTGCCGGCCGCATTATGTTCCAGCGCAACACCGGCAAGCTGTGCTTCGCCACTCTGCAGGAGGGCGACGGCACCCAACTGCAGGTCATGCTTTCTCTGGCTGAGGTCGGCGAAGAGGCGCTGGGCCAGTGGAAGGCCGACACGGACTTGGGCGACATCGTCTCCGTGCGTGGCCGGGTCATCTCGTCGCGTCGCGGCGAGCTGTCCGTGATGGCGAAGTCCTGGCACATGGCCTCGAAGTCGCTCAACCCGCTGCCGGTGGCGTTCGCGGACATGAACGAGGAGCAGCGGGTGCGCCGCCGCTACACCGACCTGATCATGCGCGAGGACGCGCGCACCAACGCCATGACCCGCATCAAGGTCATCGCTGCTGTGCGCAAGTACCTCACGGGTCTGGACTTTGTCGAGATTGAGACGCCGATGCTGCAGACGCTGCACGGTGGTGCCGCGGCACGTCCGTTTGTCACCCGCTCCAACGCGCTGGACATCGACCTGTACCTGCGCATCGCGCCGGAGCTCTTCCTCAAGCGTGCTGTGGTCGGCGGCATCGAGCGCGTCTTCGAGATCAACAGGAACTTCCGCAACGAGGGCGTGGATTCCTCCCACTCCCCGGAGTTCACCATGCTGGAGACCTACCAGGCGTGGGGCACTTACAAGGACGGCGCGGCCACTATGAAGGGGCTTGTGCAGTTCTGTGCCGAGGAAGTCTTCGGCTCCCAGAAGGTCACGCTTGCGGACGGCACGGAGTACGACCTCGGTGGCGAGTGGAAGGTCCTGGAGATGTACCCGAGCTTGAACGAGGCGCTGCAGCGCAAGTTCCCGGGACAGCCGGAAGTGACCATCGACACCGACGTGGACACGCTCAAGGGCATCGCGGAAACCATCGGCCTGAAGGTGCCGGAAAACGCCGGCTGGCTGCACGGCAAGCTTGTGGAGGAGATCTGGGAGGAGCTGTGCTCCGACCAGCTCTACGAGCCGACCTTCGTGGTCAACTTCCCGGTGGAGACCTCCCCGCTGACCCGCGACCACCGCGACAAACCCGGCGTGACCGAGAAGTTCGACCTGTATGTCCGCGGCTTCGAGCTGGCCACCGGCTACTCCGAGCTGGTTGACCCGGTGATCCAGCGCGAGCGTTTCGAGGACCAGGCCCGCCTTGCCAGCGCCGGCGACGACGAAGCGATGCAGCTCGACGAGGACTTCCTCGCCGCGATGGAGCAGGGCATGCCCCCGACAGCCGGCTGCGGCATGGGCGTGGACCGCCTGCTGATGGCCCTGACCGGCCTGGGCATTCGCGAGACCGTCCTCTTCCCGATGGTGAAGCCGGAGGCGTAA
- a CDS encoding DUF6779 domain-containing protein has translation MSAQNASPDRASLWVIVPFVVAVIGTVVMLFTNSANALKVALIFALWAGAAGILINSKVRRDRDAATSEAAAAEQRIQEQEQRHREELEARPSGSSVDVETLRELQEQIQALRAQLEELNGRVFEYEPAAVQARARRISELESKPEPTPEPEPTPEPQPQPAHSPSTDDTVVISRVRPSRPTGAPSSDAIAGRIGTQPSARPARNPLSDLINEREAEKAKAEPAPEPTPEPTPEPAPEPKRERRSGRRRADERGEGSVSVAELLARQGK, from the coding sequence ATGAGTGCCCAGAATGCGTCCCCAGACCGCGCGAGCCTGTGGGTCATCGTGCCTTTTGTGGTCGCTGTCATCGGCACCGTGGTCATGCTGTTCACCAACTCCGCCAACGCGTTGAAGGTCGCGCTGATCTTCGCGCTGTGGGCTGGTGCCGCCGGGATCCTGATCAACTCCAAGGTGCGCCGTGACCGCGACGCCGCTACGTCTGAGGCCGCGGCCGCTGAGCAGCGCATCCAGGAGCAGGAGCAGCGCCACCGGGAAGAGCTCGAGGCCCGGCCGAGTGGGTCTTCCGTGGACGTGGAGACGCTGCGCGAGCTGCAGGAGCAGATCCAGGCGCTGCGCGCCCAGCTGGAGGAGCTCAACGGCCGCGTCTTCGAGTACGAGCCCGCCGCGGTGCAGGCTCGCGCGCGCCGCATCAGCGAGTTGGAGTCGAAGCCAGAGCCAACTCCAGAACCGGAACCAACCCCAGAACCGCAGCCGCAGCCGGCGCACAGCCCGTCCACGGACGACACCGTTGTGATCAGTCGCGTGCGCCCCTCCCGTCCGACTGGCGCGCCGAGCTCGGACGCGATCGCGGGCCGCATCGGCACCCAGCCGTCCGCGCGCCCGGCGCGCAACCCGCTGTCCGACTTGATCAACGAGCGAGAAGCGGAGAAGGCGAAGGCAGAACCCGCCCCGGAACCAACCCCAGAACCCACCCCGGAACCGGCGCCCGAGCCGAAGCGTGAGCGTCGTTCTGGCCGCCGTCGCGCCGATGAGCGGGGAGAGGGCTCGGTTTCCGTCGCCGAGCTGCTCGCTCGCCAGGGGAAGTAG
- a CDS encoding DUF3180 domain-containing protein, with product MKRTPYEGLIAVAGFCAAAAVILVRRFYNLLESLSMVVPLSLWVMAVIATWLALVVRKRRKEGKVGLDRSQLNPMQAANFMVFGKACAWAGAVFGGLYGGTLSFVVTKLGVLEAAPGDVPPLTAGTLGGIALCVAGIWLEKNCEVSPPNEGQGVS from the coding sequence ATGAAGCGCACGCCGTACGAGGGGCTGATCGCCGTCGCCGGATTCTGCGCGGCTGCGGCGGTGATCCTTGTTCGCCGGTTCTATAACCTGCTGGAATCGCTCAGCATGGTGGTGCCGCTGTCGCTGTGGGTGATGGCAGTCATCGCCACCTGGCTCGCGCTGGTGGTGCGCAAGCGCCGCAAGGAGGGCAAGGTCGGGCTGGACCGCAGCCAGCTCAACCCCATGCAGGCGGCGAATTTCATGGTCTTCGGCAAGGCGTGCGCCTGGGCCGGCGCGGTCTTCGGCGGCCTGTACGGCGGCACCCTGAGCTTCGTGGTGACAAAACTCGGCGTGCTCGAAGCGGCGCCCGGCGATGTCCCGCCGCTGACCGCCGGCACCCTGGGCGGAATCGCTCTGTGCGTGGCTGGCATCTGGTTAGAGAAAAACTGCGAGGTGTCGCCGCCCAACGAGGGCCAAGGCGTTAGCTAG
- the folB gene encoding dihydroneopterin aldolase: MADRIELKGLAFHANHGVLDHETEFGQAFSLDITCWLDFAGAAKDDDLTQTVNYAELAETALRIAGGTPRQLIETVAVEIAETAMRSYDALHAVEVTLHKPHAPIPAVFDDVAVVARRSRKRM; this comes from the coding sequence ATGGCTGACCGGATTGAGCTCAAAGGCCTCGCGTTCCACGCCAACCACGGCGTGCTCGACCACGAAACGGAGTTCGGGCAGGCGTTTTCTCTGGACATCACGTGCTGGCTCGACTTCGCGGGCGCGGCTAAGGACGACGACCTGACTCAGACCGTCAACTACGCGGAGCTGGCGGAAACAGCGTTGCGCATCGCCGGCGGCACCCCGCGCCAGCTGATTGAGACGGTGGCGGTGGAGATCGCAGAGACCGCTATGCGCAGCTACGACGCGCTGCACGCCGTGGAAGTCACTCTGCACAAGCCGCACGCGCCGATCCCGGCGGTGTTCGACGACGTCGCGGTGGTTGCCCGCCGTTCCCGGAAGCGGATGTAG
- the folK gene encoding 2-amino-4-hydroxy-6-hydroxymethyldihydropteridine diphosphokinase: MRAVLSSGSNMGDARAHLQTVADEFAGETLAASSIYATAPWGNTDQPDFLNQSLLVDVGDTPHELLARCQKLEQRANRVRDQRWGPRTLDVDIVWIEGYTSDDPELTVPHPRAHLRQFVLEPWLEMDPGAEMHGASISELLDNLEDQGVRKL, encoded by the coding sequence ATGCGTGCCGTGCTGTCTTCCGGGTCCAACATGGGCGACGCGCGCGCCCACCTGCAGACGGTGGCCGACGAGTTCGCTGGCGAGACCCTCGCCGCGAGCTCCATCTACGCCACCGCGCCGTGGGGAAACACAGACCAGCCGGATTTTCTCAACCAGTCCCTGCTGGTGGACGTGGGCGACACCCCGCACGAACTTCTGGCCCGCTGCCAAAAGCTGGAGCAGCGTGCCAACCGCGTCCGCGATCAGCGCTGGGGTCCGCGCACGTTGGACGTGGACATCGTCTGGATCGAGGGCTACACCAGCGATGACCCGGAGCTGACCGTTCCACATCCGCGCGCGCACTTGCGCCAGTTTGTGCTCGAGCCCTGGCTCGAGATGGATCCGGGGGCGGAGATGCACGGAGCGTCGATAAGCGAGCTGCTTGACAACCTCGAGGACCAGGGGGTGCGCAAGCTATGA
- the folP gene encoding dihydropteroate synthase produces MTTVADLTVPGRTSVMGIVNVTEDSFSDGGRWLATDDAIAHAHELVRLGADIIDVGAESTRPGATRVPAEVEAARIRPVIRALHADGIRTSVDTMRAATALAAAEEGVDLINDVSGGLADADMYRVMAEMQLPVCLMHWRADAFVNASGAADHGGDVVGDVHVVLAELVDKATAAGVDESQITLDPGLGFAKTAADNWALLNSLPEFIASGFPILVGASRKRFLMEVRQQRGLEHSPIDADPATAAVTALAAQAGAWCVRVHEVAVSRDAVDVAERWKNG; encoded by the coding sequence ATGACTACCGTTGCCGATCTGACCGTGCCGGGGCGCACGAGTGTGATGGGCATTGTCAATGTCACGGAGGATTCGTTTTCCGACGGCGGCAGGTGGCTCGCAACGGACGACGCCATCGCACACGCCCACGAGCTGGTGCGCCTGGGCGCGGACATCATCGATGTCGGCGCGGAATCGACCCGCCCCGGCGCCACCCGTGTCCCCGCGGAGGTGGAGGCGGCGCGCATCCGCCCCGTGATTCGTGCGCTCCACGCCGACGGGATCCGCACCTCCGTGGACACCATGCGCGCCGCCACCGCCCTGGCAGCGGCCGAGGAGGGCGTGGACCTGATCAACGATGTCTCCGGCGGCCTGGCGGACGCCGACATGTACCGGGTGATGGCTGAGATGCAGCTGCCGGTGTGCCTGATGCACTGGCGCGCGGACGCCTTCGTCAACGCTTCCGGCGCGGCTGACCACGGCGGGGACGTGGTGGGGGATGTGCACGTGGTGCTGGCGGAGCTCGTCGATAAGGCGACCGCTGCAGGCGTGGACGAAAGCCAGATCACCCTGGACCCGGGCCTGGGCTTTGCCAAGACGGCCGCGGATAACTGGGCGCTGCTCAACTCGCTGCCGGAGTTCATCGCGAGCGGGTTTCCCATCCTCGTGGGTGCGTCGCGCAAGCGCTTCCTCATGGAGGTGCGGCAGCAGCGTGGTCTCGAGCATTCGCCTATCGACGCCGACCCGGCCACCGCGGCAGTCACCGCCCTTGCCGCCCAGGCTGGTGCCTGGTGCGTGCGGGTGCACGAGGTGGCGGTCTCGCGCGACGCGGTAGACGTGGCAGAAAGGTGGAAAAATGGCTGA